The DNA region CGCGGCATAATAATCTTCATATTCATAGTCAAAGGAGACCGCGGCCAACTCTTGTGTTTCATCCGCTCCATCTGCCGCTATGGTTTGTACCGGATGCCATTTCAGCAGATAGCGCGCCGCCGTCCCGGCCTGCTCTCCCAAACCCGCCGGCAAGACGGTTCCCAGACGATATTGGAAGCCGTAACCGGCTTTGGTTAACCCTGAACTGACCACACTTTGCGCATACTGGACCATCGATTTGTGCGTCAACTTTTTCCCCAGTAATTGCGTTAAAAAAATCTCCCGGGCCGGCTCCAGAAAACGCAGCCCTTTGAACTCCGCGTACTCCTTGACCTCGAACGGAACCTCCTCCCAATTGGCGAACGGAAGCAAGGCATCCCGCAGCAAAACGAATTGGTGCAGGTATTCATTATAAATCTGCATGACCCTTGGGCCGCCGAAGGGTCCCCAAACCTGAGCAATCGCCTCCGGGATCAAGGCATGACCGTAACAATGGCTTCTAAATTCCAGCTTTCCGAGCGTTTCCGGCCCATACTTGGCGAGCGTCTTTTTCCCGGCATTTATCTCCCTGGCCCAGCTTACCAATTGCTCGCCGATGCGCACCGCTTGAGCCGTAATCTCGGCGCCGGCTTTATCCTCAAGCGCCAATGGCCCCAGCGGCAAAGATGACACGCGTCCGGAAATCGCCAAATTGGCTTGAAGGCTGTCTAGCAGCACCGCCGGATCGCTGTTCACCGGTTCTCCAAGCTGTACCAGCATCGCCTCGAGCATCTTATCGAGCTCCATAACGATCTCTTTCGCCCGATATATTCCCGCGGGCAAATTCCAATCCAAAGCCGCGTTTACGCCCTGTCTGATGGAATCGCCGGGATACTTGCCAATGAGAGGCTCAATATCGATAGCCTTCCCCCATACGATTCGCTTATCATTCAAAGTAAGTTGATATTCCTGCATACTTTCGCACCTCACCTATATGTTTTTAAACGACCGTCGCACTCGGCGAATTTTGGATCGACCGTTCTACATGTAGGTTATCAGGTTGCCCTGTGCTTGAATAGTACGCACTTTTTTGTATGATCCGATCATTTTTGTAAGGTAGGATACATTTTGATACTGCTCCCGATAGGTTTGGCAGTTTATCTATCTTCGCAATTCACTAAGCTATAGACATAGATTATCAATATAAAACATCTGGACTAAATAATAAAAGCACAACACTAACACGGAAAGTCCATCACCGTCCGAACTTGTTGTTTTAATGCAAAATCATTTAAACAACTCCATATATTCTTTGGCGGCTTTGGACAAGTACCCGCTGCTGCGGTAAATGACTGACGGCTCGGAGCAAAGCGGACAGTCGGTGATTTGCAAAACTTTGTAGTTGCCCGGCGGACTTAAGTCCAAAACGGATTTAGGAAGCAAAGCCGCCCCGAATCCGCCGGTAACCATACTGAGCAGCATCGCCGAATCATGGCATTCACATAAAATGTGCGGAACCTCACCCAGATCGGCAAAACACTTCATAATTCGCCCGTACATCCCATCACTGCTGGCAGAGCGCAGCACAATCAACGGCAGATCGGCAATTCGTTGAAACCCAACCGCTTCCCGCTCACGGTCCGCCAAGCTCCAATGCTTGGGAATCACCAGCACTAAAGGGTCCGGCGGCAAGCGAAACGAGCTCAGGCCCTTTACCGGAAGCGGACTGCTGCTAATCGCGATTTCTATCTCCCTGTTCTCTATCAATTCTCCCAGGCGAACCGGGTCCCCTTCCCAGACTTTATACTGCATATCGGGGTATTTTTCGCGCATGCGCCTCATCTTGGACAGCATTAATGCCGCACAGTACAGACTTGAACCGACAGAAATGAATCCGTGCGCCTCCTTGTTCATTTCCCGCATTTCCGTGACCAGTTCGGAGAAGCTGGCGAGCAATTGCTTAGCGTTTTGATAGAGCACTTCCCCTTCAGGAGTCAGGCTCACCTTCCGTTTATGCCGTTCAAACAACAATACGCCGAGCTCGTCCTCCATCCCCTTAAGCTGCTTGCTGAGCGGCGGCTGCGCCATATGCAGCCTTCTTGCCGCTGCCGTAATTTTGCCTTCCTCCGCGATCGCCACAAAGTATTTCAGCTGTCTGATATCCATATAAGGCCGCCTCCAATCCATATATAGCCAAAAAGTATGGACAACATAGCCAACAAATATTTTAACTATACTAACTCCCGCTCTACACTTTGTATGTAAGAAATTTAATAAACAACCAATCCATCTTAAGGAGGGAAACCGCCCTATGGCGTATCAAGATCTCAGGGAATTTCTAAGTGCACTTGAACAGGAAGGGCAGTTGCTGAACATTGAAGAAGAGGTAAAGCCCGAACCCGACATTGGAGCGGCCGGACGCGCTGTGGCTAATTTAGGGGGAAACTCGCCGGCGCTTTTGTTCAAAAACATTTACGGTTATCGCAACGCACGCATAGCGATGAACATGATCGGCTCCTGGGAGAATCATGCGCTGATGCTCGGACTGCCGAAAAACACGCCGGTCAAAGAGCAGTTTTTTGAATTTGCCCGCAGATTCGCCAAGTTTCCGGTTGCCGTAAGACGCGAGACTAAGGCGCCGTTTCAGGAAAACCAAATCACCGAAGATATCAATCTGTTTGAGCTATTTCCTTTGTTCCGGCTGAACCAGGGAGACGGCGGATTTTACATCGATAAAGCCGTCGTAGTCTCGCGGGACCAATACGATCCTGAACATTTCGGCAAGCAAAACGCCGGCGTATACCGCTTTCAGGTGAAAAACAAGGATACCTTGGGCATTCAACCGGTGGCTCAGCACGACATTGCCATTCATCTCCGCCAGGCCGAAGAAACAGGGCAAAATCTCAAAGTGGCGATCGCGCTGGGGTGCGAACCGGTGATTACCACCGTGGCAGGTTCGCCGATTCTGTACGACCAGTCCGAATACGAAATGGCCGGAGCGATCCAGGAGGCGCCTTATCCGATTGTCCGGCTGGAGCATGGAAACCTGGACGTCCCTTGGGGAGCCGAGATTGTGCTGGAAGGGGAAATCGTCTCCCGCTACCGGGAGTTTGAAGGTCCGTTCGGCGAGTTCACCGGGCATTATTCCGGAGGCCGCGCGATGCCGATCATCAAGATCTCCAAGGTTTACCACCGTACCAACCCGATTTTTGAACATCTGTATCTCGGCATGCCCTGGACGGAAATTGATTATATGATGGCGATCAATACCTGCGTTCCTCTGTATCAGCAACTGAAAGACGCCTATCCCGAGGAAATCGTGGCGGTAAATGCGATGTATACACACGGGCTGCTGGCCGTCATTTCCACCAAAACCCGTTACGGCGGATTTGCCAAAGCCGTGGGCATGCGCGCGCTGACAACACCGCACGGGCTGGGTTACTGCAAAGTCATCATCGTCGTCGATGAGGACGTCGACCCGTTTAATCTGCCCCAGGTCATGTGGGCCATCTCCACGAAAATGAACCCGAAATACGACGTCGTTGTCCTACCGAACTTGTCCGTTCTACCGCTTGATCCGGGTTCCGACCCCGCCGGCATCACCGATAAACTGATTATCGATGCGACCACGCCAAAAGCGCCGGAAACGCGGGGCCATTATTCGCAGCCGCTTGACTCTCCGCTAAATACGGACGTATGGGAGAAAAAGCTGGCTGAGCTGCTCAGACAGAAATAACCGTGCGACTCATTTCCATTCAACAAAGGAGTGTATATCTATGAAAACCTGTCCGCGCTGCAATTCAGAAAAAGCGTCCGTGCTCGCGAGTTCGCCGGTAAAAGGAGCCTGGGAACTCTATCATTGCCCGGTATGCTTGTTTATCTGGCGGTCTACAGAACCGGAGTCGATCACGGACCCGCAAAAATATAACCCGTCTTTTAAAGTCGATCCTACGGATATCCCCAAAGCCGCTCATGTTCCGGTGATTCCGCCGCTGAGAAGAAATTAGGATTATATTTTAGGTTAAATATTCCTATTGAAAAATATGGCAGATCATGAAATGATTTAATATAACCTATTTTTTCTGGTTGCCAAAGGAGGGAATGATGATGACAAAAGTAAAATTCCGCTGGAAAACAAGCGTGCCGGCTCTCGCCTTAATGTTAAGTTTAATCGGGTTTGCCCTGCCTGCTTCCGCGGCTTGGGAAGATACGTACACCGGATATGCGACCTACACGGGCTCCGGTTATTCAGGCGGCGCCGCTTTGCTTGATCCGATCCCGGCGGATTTGGAAATCACCGCTTTGAATCCGGCACAGTACAACTATGGAGGCATCAACGCCGCACTCGCCGGGGCCTACCTGGAAGTGGAGGGACCGCTCGGCACCACTACGGTTTACGTCACCGATTTGTACCCTGAAGGGGCCAGCGGTGCATTGGACTTATCTCCTAACGCATTTGCCAAAATCGGAAATATGGTAGACGGGAAAATTGATATCAAGTGGAAAGTGGTTGAAGCGCCGATTACCGGAAATGTCCAGTACCGGATTAAAGAAGGCAGCAGCCAGTGGTGGGCGGCGATTCAAGTCAGAAACCACAAATACCCGGTATTAAAAATGGAAGTGCTGCAAAACGGGACCTGGGTCAATCTCGAAAAGCAACCTTACAATCATTTTCTGGGAACCGGTCTGGGTACGAAAGACCTGACCATTCGCATCACCGATATCAGGGGTCAAACGCTGACCGATACGATCCCCGCCCTGCCTGAAAACGGCACCAGCCAAGCCTACATCGTTCCGGGACATGTCCAATTTACGGGCTCCTATTAATTGAACTTTCGCAGAGCCAAAATCGGCTTAACCTGGACAATACGGCTAACCCCAAGTCGATACGGTTTTCAGACCAGCGAGAGGTAGGAGGGCAAAGACATTGACGCGGCTAGCTTTCCGCTTCTTGTGTTTCTTGTCCCACCATAGACTCATGCGTCTACTTATGTGCCAATCCACCTGACCTCCTTTAGGCGGTTGCTGTTATGGAATATTGTCCACTTTTGTCAAATTGGCGTATTCGGCAGGTTTCACAGTGTCGGCAGTAACCGGTGGACAGTATTTCTTCGCGTATACAAATATTGAAGCTAATCTTGTCCGGATTGGGATCGGTGCTCTGCTGGAGTGGGTGTTCCATAAAAAAGCCGACAAAGCGTAAGCTTATTTCCATTGGGCTGCTTCTGGTCGGTTCCGTTTTGGCGGCCAATATGCTGTTTCAGGAACGCCTGGCGTTGTCGTGGCAGGAAGCATTTGGGGAATGCTTGCGGCATTAACCTTTTCCACATTCGTTTTTTTGAGCAGCTCTGTTGAAAAAGCAACCCCTCCCATTTTAAAAAGCGCTCTTCTTTCCACGGGAGGGGTATTAACCGTATTTATCGTATTTCCGCCTACGTTTTTATTGGACTTGGATGTTTAAATGGGGTTGATCCCCTATGGATTAGCTCTGGGAGTATTCGGGGTCGTCCTTCCTCCCCTTTTGTTTTCAATCGGCATGCCGCATGTTGGTTTTGGATTAGGAACCATTTTCCACTTGATGTTCCAGCCTGCCGCTTGCCTTTGCACGATTATTCCTTTCGTTCAGGGAACGGGGGAAGGAGGCTAGAGCAAGGGTTCCAAAAAAAGTGAGAAGAAAAAGAGAGGGGAAAATGAGGCGGTTCAGGTGACATTTTCGGCTTGATAAGGGAACGTATGTTTTGTATAATGAAAATAAGTCGACTTATGTTCGAAAATTCTCAATCTTTGGGAGAGAGCAAACATGGAGATCAATGCGGGAACGGATCTTCAGCCATTCAGCAGCCGTTACTTGATCTTTTGTCCGGTCTGTTTCACCTCCCCTAAACCTTATTCCTTCTCTTAAGCCCGTCTAAATTATCTCGAACCTATCTGCTTCTCCACCAAATATTTTTTTCTCCCAAGCTTGTCTTTCTCTCTGCTATCTGATCAAACGGGATAATCGTGCAAAGTCTCCGGACGCGAGTGTTGATCTGCCGCGCCTCCCCCCCATGCCTCAAGCTTTCAACGCCCTTCC from Paenibacillus macerans includes:
- a CDS encoding expansin EXLX1 family cellulose-binding protein; its protein translation is MMTKVKFRWKTSVPALALMLSLIGFALPASAAWEDTYTGYATYTGSGYSGGAALLDPIPADLEITALNPAQYNYGGINAALAGAYLEVEGPLGTTTVYVTDLYPEGASGALDLSPNAFAKIGNMVDGKIDIKWKVVEAPITGNVQYRIKEGSSQWWAAIQVRNHKYPVLKMEVLQNGTWVNLEKQPYNHFLGTGLGTKDLTIRITDIRGQTLTDTIPALPENGTSQAYIVPGHVQFTGSY
- a CDS encoding LysR family transcriptional regulator; this encodes MDIRQLKYFVAIAEEGKITAAARRLHMAQPPLSKQLKGMEDELGVLLFERHKRKVSLTPEGEVLYQNAKQLLASFSELVTEMREMNKEAHGFISVGSSLYCAALMLSKMRRMREKYPDMQYKVWEGDPVRLGELIENREIEIAISSSPLPVKGLSSFRLPPDPLVLVIPKHWSLADREREAVGFQRIADLPLIVLRSASSDGMYGRIMKCFADLGEVPHILCECHDSAMLLSMVTGGFGAALLPKSVLDLSPPGNYKVLQITDCPLCSEPSVIYRSSGYLSKAAKEYMELFK
- a CDS encoding non-oxidative hydroxyarylic acid decarboxylases subunit C; protein product: MAYQDLREFLSALEQEGQLLNIEEEVKPEPDIGAAGRAVANLGGNSPALLFKNIYGYRNARIAMNMIGSWENHALMLGLPKNTPVKEQFFEFARRFAKFPVAVRRETKAPFQENQITEDINLFELFPLFRLNQGDGGFYIDKAVVVSRDQYDPEHFGKQNAGVYRFQVKNKDTLGIQPVAQHDIAIHLRQAEETGQNLKVAIALGCEPVITTVAGSPILYDQSEYEMAGAIQEAPYPIVRLEHGNLDVPWGAEIVLEGEIVSRYREFEGPFGEFTGHYSGGRAMPIIKISKVYHRTNPIFEHLYLGMPWTEIDYMMAINTCVPLYQQLKDAYPEEIVAVNAMYTHGLLAVISTKTRYGGFAKAVGMRALTTPHGLGYCKVIIVVDEDVDPFNLPQVMWAISTKMNPKYDVVVLPNLSVLPLDPGSDPAGITDKLIIDATTPKAPETRGHYSQPLDSPLNTDVWEKKLAELLRQK
- a CDS encoding non-oxidative hydroxyarylic acid decarboxylases subunit D, whose product is MKTCPRCNSEKASVLASSPVKGAWELYHCPVCLFIWRSTEPESITDPQKYNPSFKVDPTDIPKAAHVPVIPPLRRN